Genomic window (Nymphaea colorata isolate Beijing-Zhang1983 chromosome 1, ASM883128v2, whole genome shotgun sequence):
CAAAACCTTCCCCAACCATCAGACTGAAAATTTCTAGTGCACGGTCAACATTCAATTGTTTACAGTATGAAGCCAGCAGCGAGGTGTATATTGACCCGTTAGGCCTTAACCCGTTGCTCTTCAAGTGGCAAACTAATTGATCGGCTTCACATACCTTGTCTTCTCTACACAGCCCACCTACCAGGACACTATACGATCCAACAGTAGGCTTATATCCCATTTCCAATAACATGGTCAAAAGACGAGAGAACAAGTCAATATTCAGCCCACTGTCCCGAATATCAGAGCTATCAAATTCCTCAAATGGAACCAACCATTTCTCATCTTGCAATTTGTTCTCATTTTGTATCCCCTTTGCTAATGCAACATAAGTTCGATAACTAGGCTCACAACCCGCATGAACCATCTTTAGCAAAACTTTAAATGCATGATCTAATCTACCCAAcaaaacataaccaccaattaGTGAGGTAAAAATTACATGATCCGGATGCCATCCTTCTTCTATTATTTTATCAATCAACACCTCTGCCTCCTCAGCTTTTCCTTCTTGGCATAGACCATAGACAAGGGCAGCATAAGTGTGCAAATTTGGTCGGCAATTCTGTTTGATCATTTCATCTACAAGCTTAAAAGCACCATAAGTATTTCCTTCCTTGCAAAGACCATAAACAAGTGTAGAATAAGTAACTACATTTGGGAGCAATCCAAGATCAATCATCTCACCATACCGTTTCATTGCTTCAGGTACCCTTTTTTCATTGCAAAGTCCACTAATGATGACACTATATGTATGTACATTTGGTTCACAACCATTCTCATGCATCTTCTCCATTAAAGAAAGCCCTACATCTAATTTTCCATTCTTACAGTGACCATCAATGAGTGCAGTAAAAGTGATTTCGTTTGGGTTCAAACCACTCTCGCACATTTCAGTAAACAAATCAAAAGCCTGTTCCACTTGGCCCCGTTTGCAGAACCCACCAATTAGTTCAGTATAGGTCCATTCATCAGGAGAACATCCACACTCCTTCATCAATTCAAATAGTCTAACAGCATTATTGAGCTCACCTCTTCCACAGTATCCATTGATCAGCGTGTTGTATGTTACTGGTGTTGGAGAAGGCCCTACCTTCAGCATTCTATTGAAAACAGCCATTGCCGTTTCCAACTTATAAGCTATACAAAATCCCTTGATTATTTCATTATATGTTTGAGTATTTGGCATGTAACCGTGCTTCTCCATTCTCTTCACAAGATCCAAAGCCTGTTCAATTCTTCCTTCCGTGCAAATCCCATCTATTAAAGCATTATACGTTGCAGTATTAGGAATAATGCCTTCTTGGAGCATCTCATGATATAAACCACAAGCCACTTTCAGCTGATTACCAGTGCACAAGCCACTAATAAGTGCCGTGTAAGTCTGCA
Coding sequences:
- the LOC116249585 gene encoding pentatricopeptide repeat-containing protein At5g65560-like, with amino-acid sequence MSWQVFRTPSFSCLFNILRYPSGFSRARMSFVIGFQPSLKPFSSEFGCRSDPATSCFSDAAGSGSSGRTNQWEFVDLVNRVCEVLREFSWRDNPDLKKIAFRLTPNHVAKVIEIHKDAKSALQFFYWMGQRPEYHHNLDCLFALLRLLVRERLSRRAGHTLILMIKACASEGDILRVIGFLNEIESTGFGVTIEAYNTLLIQVGRFGSISIAKNLYSQLLTRGLRPTLLTFNSMINILCKKGKVKEAMVFYEQILATDYRPDTFTYTSLILGHCRNNNLEAAFRLLRRMVEEGNEPNSVTYSTLINGLCNAGRVDEGLNLLKSMIEKGCEPTVYTYTVPVTCLCASGRVSDAIFLVDDMKKRGCRPNVQTYTALISGLCTGNQLKVACGLYHEMLQEGIIPNTATYNALIDGICTEGRIEQALDLVKRMEKHGYMPNTQTYNEIIKGFCIAYKLETAMAVFNRMLKVGPSPTPVTYNTLINGYCGRGELNNAVRLFELMKECGCSPDEWTYTELIGGFCKRGQVEQAFDLFTEMCESGLNPNEITFTALIDGHCKNGKLDVGLSLMEKMHENGCEPNVHTYSVIISGLCNEKRVPEAMKRYGEMIDLGLLPNVVTYSTLVYGLCKEGNTYGAFKLVDEMIKQNCRPNLHTYAALVYGLCQEGKAEEAEVLIDKIIEEGWHPDHVIFTSLIGGYVLLGRLDHAFKVLLKMVHAGCEPSYRTYVALAKGIQNENKLQDEKWLVPFEEFDSSDIRDSGLNIDLFSRLLTMLLEMGYKPTVGSYSVLVGGLCREDKVCEADQLVCHLKSNGLRPNGSIYTSLLASYCKQLNVDRALEIFSLMVGEGFELALSTFKSLICALTEVSRIEEAQSVFQHILKQQWSPDDVAWTILLDGVLKAGKPEICMQFLHIMETNGNAPSFQTYIILARELSKDVKATETNTVAHNLRVKDIDG